From the Maioricimonas rarisocia genome, one window contains:
- a CDS encoding DinB family protein: protein MNRIAHLIDRLRFARSYTEALIRDLDEGLWFRQPAEGVTHITWQIGHITVSQHSLCLRRIHGQRPEDESLIPAGFRELFGKGSTPVVDAAAYPTVDAIRKVFDDVHAAALSVCGDLTDDVLDEAVAPPHPAFSNKFGAIRFAAEHELIHAGQIALLRRLMGRPPLR from the coding sequence ATGAACCGAATCGCACACCTGATTGACCGGCTCCGTTTCGCTCGCTCGTATACCGAGGCCCTGATCCGGGATCTCGACGAGGGGCTCTGGTTCCGGCAGCCGGCGGAAGGCGTCACGCACATTACCTGGCAAATCGGGCACATTACCGTCTCGCAGCACAGTCTCTGCCTGCGGCGGATTCACGGTCAGCGTCCTGAGGACGAAAGTCTGATCCCCGCAGGATTCCGCGAGCTGTTCGGCAAAGGGTCGACACCTGTCGTCGATGCCGCGGCATACCCCACTGTCGACGCCATCCGCAAGGTCTTCGACGACGTGCATGCAGCCGCGCTGAGTGTCTGCGGTGATCTGACCGACGACGTGCTGGACGAAGCGGTGGCCCCACCGCACCCCGCATTCTCGAACAAGTTCGGTGCGATCCGCTTCGCTGCAGAGCACGAACTGATTCACGCAGGCCAGATCGCCCTGCTCCGCCGGCTGATGGGACGGCCGCCGCTTCGCTGA
- a CDS encoding DUF58 domain-containing protein, giving the protein MSEQKTDNRLPRTFSTQGLAAMMCGLGLAAFEMRYQFMLMRLGLGGRIVVILLAASLSIWGLKEVIAGLWPSLGHHGLTRHRFNWPMNGRIYAVIMMVLFIGSMLGRSNTLLMVFCMLAAAFVLNGWMSFTMLRYIDVDRLLPPRVMAGEPSSVELILRNRKSWLSIWVMTVHDQIRHHADHLVADVLFLRVGPSSERSGHYRMLLNERGRYLFGPMQVNTRFPLGLVERGLNLAKTDTILVYPRVGRLTPGWRNQLPSSTELMQQAVSRGGPFNDEFHKLREYRVGDDLRAVHWRTTARRNELMIREFQESRDRQLLFLLDGYHRGSPTRDERHAMELALSFATTVCIDHLHNSRESPLAFAAVGERQIAWESRQPVESLLDELAVFEPSLNADPKALLAAALDFNTGATRTILVTPRPNSISKTLSEMSARDELGRGGFLQGVQTVSMTEAELSRFIMFE; this is encoded by the coding sequence ATGTCCGAACAGAAAACCGACAATCGCCTGCCCCGCACGTTTTCGACGCAGGGACTGGCCGCCATGATGTGCGGGCTCGGCCTGGCGGCTTTCGAGATGCGGTACCAGTTCATGCTGATGCGACTGGGACTGGGGGGCCGCATCGTCGTCATCCTGCTCGCGGCCTCATTGTCGATCTGGGGCCTCAAGGAGGTGATTGCCGGGCTCTGGCCGTCGCTGGGACATCACGGCCTGACGCGGCACCGTTTCAACTGGCCGATGAACGGCCGGATCTATGCAGTCATCATGATGGTGCTGTTCATCGGCTCAATGCTGGGACGGTCAAACACGCTGTTGATGGTCTTCTGCATGCTGGCCGCGGCATTCGTGCTTAACGGCTGGATGAGCTTTACGATGCTGCGGTACATCGACGTGGACCGCCTGCTGCCGCCGCGCGTCATGGCGGGTGAACCCTCTTCGGTCGAACTGATCCTGCGGAATCGCAAGTCGTGGCTCTCGATCTGGGTCATGACGGTGCACGATCAGATTCGTCACCATGCGGATCACCTCGTGGCCGACGTCCTGTTTCTGCGGGTCGGGCCCAGTTCCGAGCGGAGCGGCCACTACCGAATGCTGCTCAATGAACGGGGCCGCTATCTGTTCGGTCCGATGCAGGTCAACACACGCTTCCCCCTCGGTCTGGTCGAGCGGGGTCTGAATCTGGCCAAGACCGACACCATTCTCGTTTATCCCCGGGTGGGGCGGCTCACGCCCGGCTGGCGAAACCAGCTGCCGTCCTCCACGGAACTGATGCAGCAGGCCGTCTCACGGGGCGGACCGTTCAACGACGAGTTTCACAAGCTTCGCGAGTACCGCGTCGGCGACGATCTGCGGGCCGTGCACTGGCGCACGACCGCCCGGAGAAACGAACTGATGATCCGCGAGTTCCAGGAGAGTCGTGATCGTCAGTTGCTGTTTCTGCTGGACGGCTACCATCGCGGATCGCCGACGCGCGACGAGCGACACGCGATGGAGCTGGCACTGAGCTTCGCAACGACCGTCTGCATCGACCACCTGCACAACAGCCGGGAATCGCCCCTGGCATTCGCCGCAGTGGGAGAACGTCAGATTGCCTGGGAAAGTCGCCAGCCGGTCGAATCCCTGCTTGACGAGTTGGCCGTCTTCGAGCCGTCTCTGAACGCCGATCCGAAGGCACTTCTGGCGGCCGCCCTGGATTTCAACACCGGCGCGACGCGGACGATTCTGGTGACGCCCCGCCCGAACAGCATCAGCAAAACACTCTCGGAGATGAGTGCGCGGGACGAACTGGGGCGCGGCGGTTTTCTGCAGGGCGTTCAGACCGTCAGCATGACCGAAGCCGAACTCAGCCGGTTCATCATGTTCGAATAG
- a CDS encoding alpha-amylase family glycosyl hydrolase produces the protein MPLTNAFRPRIAAKLNLLYPNQADAVLSRIDELADRYRPRLAARDGELWDERSILLITYGDQVGSGDRPTMAVLDEFLREFGFDDLLTGVHLLPFYPYSSDDGFSVIDYRAVKENMGDWSDVERLSRSFELMFDFVLNHCSQYNERFQKFLQGKEPYTEYFHAVDPAEDLSSVTRPRSSPLLTPFETDRGTQHVWTTFSADQVDLNFSCPDLLIEMLEILLDYVERGARLIRLDAIGFLWKTLGTNCMHLPETHAVVKIMRDLLDDVAPGTIVITETNVPHVENISYFGDGDEAHAVYQFSLAPLLLDAFATGDVGPLLHWLEALEYFGPGMTFFNFTASHDGIGVRPLEGLVGPDRLDRLVEHVRDLGGRVSMRRKPDGSESPYELNITYFSALNTVEGLAPEEHARRFLTSQGIMLALRGMPGIYFHSLVGTPNWQEGVEQTGHNRTINRRKFDVDELRAVVSAEGTAQQIVFDGYRKMLATRIAQPAFHPDAPQSIVPTGHPAVIGFLRTSLDGTQHILVLANVGSAPVELDLTALCDVAVSTDLLSGQSVDSRSVTIEPAGLLWLT, from the coding sequence ATGCCCCTCACGAATGCCTTCCGGCCGCGGATTGCGGCCAAGCTCAACCTGCTTTACCCCAATCAGGCTGACGCCGTCCTCTCGCGGATCGACGAACTGGCCGATCGGTATCGCCCGCGGCTGGCAGCCCGCGACGGCGAGCTGTGGGACGAACGGTCCATTCTCCTCATTACGTACGGCGATCAGGTCGGCAGTGGCGATCGGCCGACCATGGCGGTTCTCGACGAGTTTCTCCGCGAGTTCGGCTTCGACGACCTGCTCACCGGAGTGCACCTGCTGCCGTTCTATCCGTACTCGTCCGACGATGGCTTCTCGGTCATCGACTACCGGGCGGTCAAGGAGAACATGGGGGACTGGTCGGATGTCGAACGGCTCAGTCGCTCGTTCGAACTGATGTTCGATTTCGTGCTCAACCACTGCTCACAGTACAACGAGCGGTTCCAGAAGTTCCTCCAGGGCAAAGAACCGTACACGGAGTACTTCCATGCGGTCGATCCGGCCGAGGATCTCTCCAGCGTCACCCGGCCGCGGAGTTCGCCGCTGCTCACGCCGTTCGAGACCGATCGCGGCACGCAGCACGTCTGGACGACATTCAGTGCCGACCAGGTCGACCTGAACTTCAGCTGTCCCGATCTGTTGATCGAGATGCTGGAGATCCTGCTCGATTACGTCGAACGCGGAGCACGGCTGATCCGGCTGGATGCGATCGGTTTCCTCTGGAAGACGCTCGGCACAAACTGCATGCATCTTCCGGAGACGCACGCTGTCGTGAAGATCATGCGCGATCTGCTCGACGATGTGGCACCGGGAACGATCGTCATTACCGAGACGAATGTTCCGCATGTCGAGAACATCAGCTACTTCGGGGATGGTGACGAGGCGCACGCCGTCTATCAGTTCAGCCTCGCGCCGCTGCTGCTCGATGCATTTGCCACCGGGGATGTCGGTCCGCTGCTGCACTGGCTCGAAGCGCTCGAGTATTTCGGTCCGGGAATGACCTTCTTCAACTTCACCGCGTCCCACGACGGGATCGGTGTCCGGCCGCTCGAAGGACTGGTGGGGCCGGACCGGCTTGACCGGCTGGTGGAGCACGTGCGGGATCTCGGCGGACGCGTCAGCATGCGCCGCAAACCGGACGGCAGCGAAAGCCCGTACGAGCTGAACATCACGTACTTCTCGGCACTCAACACGGTGGAGGGGCTTGCCCCCGAGGAGCATGCTCGCCGGTTTCTGACGTCACAGGGCATCATGCTGGCGCTGCGGGGCATGCCGGGGATCTACTTCCACAGCCTGGTGGGAACCCCCAACTGGCAGGAAGGTGTCGAGCAGACCGGTCACAACCGTACGATCAACCGCCGCAAGTTTGATGTCGATGAGCTGCGCGCCGTCGTGTCTGCCGAGGGAACGGCTCAGCAGATCGTGTTCGACGGGTACCGGAAGATGCTGGCGACGCGGATTGCGCAGCCGGCGTTTCATCCCGATGCGCCGCAGTCGATTGTTCCGACGGGACATCCGGCGGTCATCGGTTTTCTGCGGACAAGCCTCGATGGCACGCAGCATATTCTGGTTCTGGCGAATGTGGGGAGCGCGCCGGTCGAACTGGATCTGACAGCGCTGTGTGACGTCGCAGTCTCGACGGATCTTCTGTCCGGACAGAGTGTTGATTCCCGTTCTGTCACCATCGAGCCCGCAGGACTGCTGTGGCTGACGTAG
- a CDS encoding ABC transporter ATP-binding protein has protein sequence MPVIEVADFHKVYDGMAAVEGLTFQVGAGEILGLVGPNGAGKTTTMRALSGLIPPTRGDLSICGHDVQCEPIAAKKRLAYIPDDPQLFPDLTVAEHLAFAASAYGISNADERAAELAEQFALATRWRATAGSLSRGMRQKLAICCGYLHEPDAILFDEPLTGLDPHGIRTLKESIRTRARQGAAVVISSHLLAMVEDICTHVLILDHGQSRFFGPLGELKASYLSTEESASLENIFFLATQTRLNRSSDDSSSAPEEHGKQEAVSSVRVRRM, from the coding sequence ATGCCGGTGATTGAGGTTGCAGATTTCCACAAGGTGTACGACGGCATGGCGGCCGTCGAGGGGCTGACCTTCCAGGTCGGTGCAGGCGAGATTCTGGGACTGGTCGGTCCCAACGGAGCCGGCAAAACGACCACTATGCGTGCCCTCAGTGGCCTGATCCCGCCCACACGGGGGGATCTGTCCATCTGTGGTCACGATGTGCAGTGCGAGCCGATCGCTGCCAAGAAGCGGCTGGCTTACATCCCGGACGACCCCCAGCTCTTCCCGGATCTGACTGTCGCCGAGCACCTGGCGTTTGCAGCCAGTGCCTACGGCATCAGCAATGCGGACGAACGCGCCGCCGAGCTGGCGGAGCAGTTTGCCCTGGCCACCCGCTGGCGGGCGACAGCCGGTTCGCTGTCACGCGGCATGCGCCAGAAGCTGGCCATCTGCTGCGGCTATCTGCACGAGCCGGACGCCATCCTCTTCGACGAGCCGCTGACCGGGCTGGATCCGCACGGTATCCGCACGCTCAAGGAGTCGATCCGGACACGCGCCCGGCAGGGGGCCGCCGTTGTGATCAGCTCGCACCTGCTCGCCATGGTCGAAGACATCTGTACGCACGTGCTGATTCTGGATCACGGCCAGTCGCGATTCTTCGGTCCGCTGGGCGAACTTAAAGCGTCGTACCTGTCCACGGAGGAGTCGGCGAGCCTCGAGAACATCTTCTTCCTGGCCACGCAGACCCGGCTGAACCGGTCATCCGATGACTCGTCGTCGGCGCCTGAAGAGCACGGCAAACAGGAAGCGGTGTCGTCCGTCCGCGTCCGCCGGATGTGA
- a CDS encoding transglutaminase TgpA family protein — protein sequence MSSLTPLVQISVTVMVSLASLVFAIAEGGPIPALTVPVAIGSLLIVDRMRQLAVGPMTAFVLGLLAIGAAGFELAVGGIEARLLSVAHLSVYLTWVILVQQKDTRAYWWLCGLSMLQISVSALLASGAWLGLVWALYLLTAIWTAALLSVTQASERISPVTKREQNGREGTNGAPFAGTSPALQGEHSFPARLAGSAAVLSVLSLGLACIFFLLIPRVWIGNFQLFDDTPLPGSRTLTGFTEQVTLGDMGEILESDNLVMEVTFFNNDTGRKLTESDLPRWLGSDPFFRGTLLDNYDNGRWQRTELFEYSGAPESVNERGLLRQQVILQPIGSPTLFAAGEMVAAHSLVTDEGLLEYDEVRMFMRPREAQLSQSFQYEAFARPEVSDVLDEPEAVRRDRFNGDLCFYSGTRNPQRLPYVNRVLLAFPPNLSRLRELSLELTDGLTDAEEKSDRLMHYLKGSGDFAYSLSLAIQDPTIDPVEDFVFNRRSGHCEYFASALALMLRAVGIPSRVASGFRGGQYNTRTGRFEVREWHAHAWVEAFVNGRWITLDPTPPGRSTSVVEMDRKQRSQVWLGVAGEFRYWWSTGISLSNQNQKQFIYGPIQSAFASTWESLRDVRGTAAQLGTTLRSFLSDPRRWISWQGGVFAFVTLSLLSGLVWLFRRVVQALRRREKNQDALVRQQTRIEFYERFRRILSREGVRSQPTQTAREFAAYALTELEPAMPTEDLRSIPAVVAEQFNRVRFGHDPLTDEEIRVINQSLNDLEASLRRSEAGQPQAS from the coding sequence GTGTCGTCGTTGACTCCACTGGTTCAGATCAGCGTTACGGTGATGGTGTCGCTGGCGTCGCTTGTCTTCGCCATCGCGGAGGGAGGCCCGATCCCCGCGCTGACCGTCCCGGTCGCCATCGGCTCGCTGCTGATCGTCGACCGCATGCGACAGTTGGCGGTCGGTCCGATGACCGCCTTCGTGCTGGGGCTGCTCGCCATTGGTGCCGCCGGCTTCGAACTGGCGGTGGGAGGCATCGAGGCCCGGCTGCTCTCAGTGGCTCACCTGTCGGTCTACCTGACGTGGGTGATTCTCGTCCAGCAGAAGGACACGCGGGCGTACTGGTGGCTGTGCGGCCTGAGCATGCTGCAGATCTCTGTGAGCGCACTTCTCGCCTCGGGAGCCTGGCTGGGACTGGTCTGGGCCCTGTACCTGCTGACCGCCATCTGGACCGCCGCCCTGCTGTCGGTGACGCAGGCCTCCGAACGGATTTCGCCAGTGACCAAACGGGAGCAGAACGGCCGCGAAGGAACCAACGGAGCCCCCTTCGCCGGCACGTCGCCCGCACTGCAGGGAGAGCATTCGTTTCCGGCCCGCCTGGCCGGCAGCGCGGCAGTATTGAGCGTCCTCTCCCTGGGACTGGCGTGCATCTTCTTCCTGCTGATTCCCCGCGTCTGGATCGGCAACTTTCAGCTCTTTGACGACACCCCCCTGCCCGGATCGCGGACGCTGACCGGCTTCACCGAACAGGTCACGCTCGGCGACATGGGGGAGATCCTCGAGAGCGACAATCTGGTGATGGAGGTCACCTTCTTCAACAACGACACGGGGCGGAAGCTGACGGAAAGCGACCTTCCGAGATGGCTCGGCAGCGATCCGTTCTTCCGCGGCACTCTTCTCGACAACTACGACAACGGGCGCTGGCAGCGGACTGAATTGTTCGAGTACAGCGGTGCTCCCGAATCGGTCAACGAGCGGGGACTTCTGCGGCAGCAGGTGATCCTCCAGCCAATCGGGTCGCCGACCCTGTTTGCGGCGGGTGAGATGGTTGCGGCACACTCGCTGGTCACTGACGAAGGACTGCTCGAGTACGACGAGGTCCGCATGTTCATGCGACCGCGTGAAGCACAGCTGTCCCAGTCCTTTCAATATGAGGCGTTCGCCCGGCCCGAGGTCTCTGATGTTCTCGACGAACCCGAGGCGGTCCGCCGCGATCGCTTCAATGGTGATCTCTGCTTCTACTCCGGCACACGCAATCCCCAGCGGTTGCCGTACGTCAATCGCGTACTGCTGGCGTTTCCGCCGAACCTGTCCCGCCTGCGCGAGTTGTCGCTGGAGCTGACCGACGGATTGACCGATGCCGAAGAAAAGTCGGATCGTCTGATGCACTACCTGAAGGGCTCGGGGGACTTCGCCTATTCGCTGAGCCTCGCCATCCAGGACCCGACCATCGATCCGGTCGAGGACTTCGTCTTCAATCGCCGCAGCGGGCACTGTGAGTACTTTGCGTCGGCTCTGGCACTGATGCTGCGCGCCGTGGGGATCCCGTCCCGCGTCGCCAGCGGATTCCGCGGGGGGCAGTACAATACCCGAACCGGACGATTCGAAGTTCGCGAGTGGCATGCACACGCCTGGGTCGAGGCGTTCGTCAATGGACGCTGGATTACGCTCGATCCCACCCCCCCCGGTCGGTCGACATCGGTCGTCGAAATGGATCGCAAACAGCGATCACAGGTCTGGCTGGGGGTGGCGGGCGAGTTCCGCTACTGGTGGTCGACGGGGATTTCGCTCTCCAACCAGAATCAGAAGCAGTTCATCTACGGCCCGATCCAGTCGGCGTTTGCGTCGACGTGGGAGTCGCTGCGCGACGTTCGCGGCACGGCCGCACAGTTGGGAACGACGCTTCGATCATTCCTCTCCGATCCGAGGCGGTGGATCAGCTGGCAGGGCGGTGTCTTCGCATTCGTCACGCTCAGCCTGCTTTCGGGGCTGGTGTGGCTGTTTCGCAGAGTGGTGCAGGCGCTGCGGCGTCGCGAGAAGAATCAGGACGCGCTCGTGCGGCAGCAGACGCGCATCGAATTCTACGAACGCTTCCGCCGCATCCTCTCCCGGGAAGGGGTCCGCTCGCAGCCAACGCAGACTGCCCGTGAGTTTGCCGCCTATGCGCTGACGGAACTCGAACCGGCGATGCCAACCGAAGACCTCCGCAGCATCCCGGCCGTCGTGGCGGAGCAGTTCAACCGTGTCCGCTTCGGCCACGATCCGCTGACGGATGAGGAAATCCGTGTCATCAATCAGTCGCTGAACGATCTCGAAGCAAGCCTCCGCCGCAGTGAAGCCGGCCAGCCACAGGCGTCATAA
- a CDS encoding peptide chain release factor family protein, whose translation MTDAAPHPAGREEEALLAECRMRQLRRSGPGGQHRNKVSTAIQLTHEPTGLIAEAGERRSQADNRRVAVRRLRMQLALEVRQPAPSERSPSTLWQQRCRSGRIEINAGHADFPLLLAEALDFVASDSGDLQAAAGRLGCTASQLSRLLKMEPRAWQWLNALRKESGLRPLR comes from the coding sequence ATGACCGACGCCGCCCCACATCCTGCCGGCCGGGAAGAAGAGGCACTGCTCGCCGAATGCCGCATGCGGCAATTGCGCCGGTCAGGCCCCGGCGGTCAGCATCGGAACAAAGTTTCGACGGCCATTCAGCTGACGCACGAGCCAACCGGCCTGATTGCCGAGGCAGGCGAACGACGCAGCCAGGCCGACAACCGGCGCGTGGCGGTCCGCCGTCTGCGGATGCAGCTGGCCCTGGAAGTCCGTCAGCCGGCTCCCTCGGAACGGTCGCCGTCGACACTCTGGCAACAGCGATGCCGGTCCGGACGCATCGAGATCAACGCCGGTCATGCCGACTTCCCCCTGCTCCTCGCCGAGGCACTCGACTTTGTCGCCAGCGACTCGGGCGACCTGCAGGCGGCGGCAGGACGACTGGGCTGCACCGCCTCGCAGCTGAGCCGTCTGCTGAAAATGGAGCCGCGAGCCTGGCAGTGGCTCAACGCGCTTCGCAAGGAATCCGGCCTGCGTCCACTGCGGTAA